In Anseongella ginsenosidimutans, one genomic interval encodes:
- a CDS encoding pentapeptide repeat-containing protein gives MRRNWNGPNYKLESFKFIVSGSRFHGSRFQGSRFQGSRFHGSRFHGSRFEGSRFKV, from the coding sequence TTGCGCCGAAATTGGAACGGGCCAAATTATAAACTTGAATCCTTCAAGTTTATAGTTTCAGGTTCAAGGTTTCATGGTTCAAGGTTTCAAGGTTCAAGGTTTCAAGGTTCAAGGTTTCATGGTTCAAGGTTTCATGGTTCAAGGTTTGAAGGTTCAAGGTTTAAAGTTTAA
- a CDS encoding MFS transporter: MNRFLKGYRWRILALLFFITTVNYIDRQVISFTVIDEEFQRAIMNIPEGDAITEEHHAEFNEVKGWIDASFKIAYALGFILVGWFVDRIGTRKGFASAMTIWGFAAIGTGFVGSIGGLLSLRFLLGFGEAGNFPASIKTVAEWFPKRERSFATGIFNAGTNVGVILTALFVPWIILSWGWEYSFIITGLVGFVLLYFWLKMYKRPEEHENISKEELELINSDADEKDNADVTKVPWARLFKYRQTWAFAAGKFMTDCVWWMFLFWLPSFFQDSQSLDQNLDLKSIGLPFILIYLVSDVGSIFYGWLATRFIEKGWTVNKARKVTMLICGITVIPIFFASMTDSLVVAIALIAIATSAHQGFSCNLFSLVSDMFPKKAVASVVGIGGVWGAIGGTILTAATGYIVNAAGYLPIFIYASCAYLIALLLIHLLAPKLERAKL, translated from the coding sequence ATGAACAGATTTCTGAAAGGCTATCGCTGGAGAATCCTTGCCTTATTATTCTTCATCACCACGGTCAATTATATTGATCGCCAGGTGATTTCCTTTACCGTTATCGATGAGGAATTCCAGCGGGCCATTATGAACATACCCGAAGGAGACGCGATCACCGAGGAACACCATGCTGAATTCAATGAAGTGAAAGGCTGGATCGATGCCTCCTTTAAAATTGCCTATGCACTAGGATTCATCCTGGTGGGCTGGTTTGTTGACCGCATAGGCACCCGGAAAGGTTTTGCTTCTGCCATGACTATTTGGGGATTTGCAGCAATAGGTACAGGATTCGTCGGTTCCATAGGAGGGCTCCTGAGCCTGCGTTTCCTGTTGGGCTTCGGTGAAGCGGGAAATTTCCCGGCGAGTATCAAAACCGTTGCCGAATGGTTTCCGAAAAGAGAGCGATCTTTTGCTACCGGGATCTTTAACGCGGGCACCAATGTAGGCGTTATTCTCACTGCTCTTTTTGTCCCATGGATCATTCTGAGCTGGGGCTGGGAATATTCCTTTATTATCACCGGCCTTGTCGGGTTTGTCCTGCTTTACTTCTGGCTAAAAATGTATAAGCGGCCCGAAGAACATGAAAACATTTCAAAGGAAGAACTGGAACTGATCAATAGCGACGCGGATGAAAAAGACAATGCCGACGTAACAAAAGTTCCCTGGGCCAGATTATTCAAATACCGGCAAACCTGGGCTTTCGCAGCCGGTAAGTTCATGACCGATTGCGTATGGTGGATGTTCCTTTTCTGGCTGCCGTCCTTTTTCCAGGACAGCCAGTCGCTGGACCAGAACCTGGATTTAAAAAGCATCGGCCTGCCCTTTATCCTGATCTACCTGGTATCAGACGTGGGAAGTATTTTTTACGGCTGGCTGGCCACCCGCTTCATTGAAAAAGGATGGACCGTCAACAAGGCCCGGAAAGTAACCATGCTGATCTGCGGAATTACAGTTATTCCCATTTTCTTTGCCTCCATGACGGATAGCCTGGTTGTGGCCATCGCGCTCATTGCCATTGCTACTTCCGCCCACCAGGGATTTTCCTGCAACCTTTTCAGCCTCGTGTCGGACATGTTCCCCAAGAAAGCCGTAGCTTCCGTGGTAGGTATAGGCGGCGTTTGGGGGGCTATCGGGGGAACCATTTTAACCGCGGCGACCGGCTATATTGTAAATGCGGCAGGATACCTGCCTATATTTATCTATGCCAGCTGTGCTTACCTGATCGCTTTGCTGTTGATTCACTTGCTTGCGCCGAAATTGGAACGGGCCAAATTATAA
- a CDS encoding bifunctional 4-hydroxy-2-oxoglutarate aldolase/2-dehydro-3-deoxy-phosphogluconate aldolase, with protein sequence MARFSRLEVYGALHATKFVPLFYNEDPETCKEVFRACYRGGVRVIEYTNRGDFAHEIFAELSRFVKKELPDLVFGAGTIMDAPTAALYIQMGADFIVAPVIKSDVALLCNRRKIAWMPGASTMTEISSAEELGAEVVKLFPANILGPDFIKALKGPMPWTSILVTGGVEPTRENLTKWFKAGAACVGMGSSLFPKELIRNKDWDQLEDTARSALEIIQSIK encoded by the coding sequence ATGGCACGGTTCAGCAGATTGGAAGTATATGGGGCGTTACATGCGACGAAGTTTGTTCCCCTGTTTTATAATGAAGATCCCGAAACTTGTAAAGAAGTATTCAGGGCGTGTTACCGTGGCGGGGTCCGGGTAATTGAATATACGAACAGGGGGGATTTCGCCCATGAAATATTCGCGGAGCTTTCGCGGTTTGTAAAAAAAGAACTGCCCGATCTTGTTTTTGGCGCGGGTACCATTATGGACGCCCCTACTGCGGCATTGTATATACAAATGGGAGCCGATTTCATTGTAGCGCCCGTTATAAAGAGCGATGTCGCCCTTTTGTGCAACCGGCGGAAAATTGCCTGGATGCCGGGCGCTTCCACGATGACAGAGATTTCTTCGGCAGAAGAGCTGGGTGCCGAAGTGGTTAAATTATTCCCGGCAAATATCCTGGGCCCTGATTTTATAAAAGCCCTGAAAGGCCCCATGCCCTGGACCAGCATCCTGGTCACCGGAGGCGTGGAGCCCACCCGTGAAAACCTGACAAAGTGGTTTAAGGCCGGCGCCGCCTGCGTTGGAATGGGTTCAAGCCTTTTCCCGAAAGAACTTATCCGCAACAAGGACTGGGACCAGCTGGAAGATACGGCCCGCTCTGCGCTTGAAATAATACAATCCATTAAATAA
- a CDS encoding sugar kinase, producing MKSIVTFGEVMLRLATPGYQRFQQAKQFEASFGGGEANVAVSLANYGLPARFVTRLPDNDLSDALISELRGLQVDTGSILRGGERLGIYFLETGSVSRSSKVIYDRAHSSISSIAPGMVDWDKVFEGVRWFHWTGITPAISQGAADVCLEGIRKANEKGITVSCDLNFRKNLWKYGKTASEVMPELVAGCDVILGNEEDAEKVFGIHPEGADVTSGHVEAAGYESVCRQLMQRFTRAKKAIITLRGSINANHNSWSGVLFDGNKLFTAPTYQITHIVDRVGGGDSFMGGLIYGLVTYEGDDQKALNFATAASCLKHTIQGDYNRVTVAEVEKLMSGDASGRVSR from the coding sequence ATGAAATCAATCGTCACATTCGGCGAAGTCATGCTTCGCTTAGCCACTCCTGGTTACCAGCGCTTTCAGCAGGCAAAACAATTCGAGGCCTCGTTCGGCGGAGGGGAGGCCAATGTCGCGGTATCGCTCGCGAATTACGGCCTGCCGGCGCGTTTCGTGACCCGTCTTCCGGACAATGATCTCTCGGATGCCCTCATAAGCGAACTCAGGGGCTTGCAGGTTGATACCGGCAGCATCCTCAGGGGCGGCGAGCGGCTGGGCATTTACTTTCTGGAAACCGGCAGCGTAAGCCGTTCCAGCAAAGTGATCTATGACCGGGCCCATTCTTCCATTTCCAGCATCGCACCAGGAATGGTAGACTGGGACAAGGTATTTGAAGGCGTCCGCTGGTTCCACTGGACGGGGATCACACCCGCCATTTCACAGGGCGCTGCGGATGTTTGCCTGGAAGGGATCAGGAAGGCGAACGAGAAAGGGATCACTGTTTCCTGCGACCTTAACTTCCGCAAAAACCTATGGAAATACGGGAAAACCGCTTCAGAAGTAATGCCGGAACTGGTAGCAGGATGCGATGTCATACTTGGAAACGAAGAAGATGCCGAAAAGGTTTTCGGGATCCATCCCGAAGGAGCCGACGTCACCAGCGGCCATGTAGAAGCTGCCGGCTATGAATCGGTTTGCCGTCAGTTGATGCAAAGGTTTACAAGGGCGAAAAAGGCGATCATCACGCTCCGGGGTTCCATCAATGCGAACCATAATTCCTGGTCCGGGGTCCTGTTTGACGGGAATAAGCTTTTTACAGCTCCTACTTACCAGATCACCCATATCGTTGACCGCGTTGGCGGGGGCGATTCTTTTATGGGAGGACTGATCTATGGACTCGTCACCTATGAAGGGGATGACCAAAAGGCGCTTAATTTCGCTACGGCGGCTTCCTGTCTGAAACATACTATTCAGGGAGATTATAACAGGGTAACAGTAGCGGAAGTCGAAAAGTTAATGTCCGGGGATGCTTCAGGGCGTGTTAGCCGGTAG
- the uxaC gene encoding glucuronate isomerase, whose translation MESFLSEHFLLQTESARLLYHDYAAGMPVIDYHNHLPPAEIAADRRYENMTQLWLHGDHYKWRAMRANGVEERYITGDADDETKFIKWAETVPYTMRNPLYHWTHMELRNPFGITDILNSQSAGAIYRECNRQLQETFSARSLLRHYRVEALCTTDDPCDSLEHHLAIARDPFGVRVLPAFRADKALAIENPEAFNQYMDRLSEAADIDISNYSSLLEALKARHDFFHQAGCRVSDHGLDTFYSEEYTDEEVLLIFLKVREGTVPSPAETAKFKSALLYFLAVMDYEKGWVQQFHVGALRNANSRLLSKLGADAGVDSIDDLVHARRMMRFFDRLDREEKLARTIVYNLNPADNEIFATMMGNYQDSSIPGKMQFGSGWWYLDQKDGMEKQLNTLSNIGLLSRFIGMLTDSRSFVSFPRHEYFRRILCNLIGRDVENGELPNDTKWLGQMIQNICYYNAKTYFSFLP comes from the coding sequence ATGGAATCATTTCTTTCAGAACATTTCCTGCTTCAAACCGAATCAGCCCGCCTGTTATATCATGACTACGCTGCGGGCATGCCCGTTATTGACTATCATAATCACCTCCCTCCCGCGGAAATTGCGGCGGACCGGCGGTATGAGAACATGACGCAGCTATGGCTGCACGGCGACCACTATAAATGGAGGGCAATGCGGGCCAATGGTGTGGAGGAGCGGTATATTACCGGTGATGCCGATGATGAAACCAAATTTATAAAATGGGCCGAAACCGTTCCTTATACAATGCGGAACCCGCTTTACCACTGGACGCATATGGAACTTCGGAATCCGTTTGGTATTACCGACATCCTTAACAGCCAAAGCGCCGGAGCTATTTATCGAGAATGTAACCGGCAGTTGCAGGAAACCTTCAGCGCCCGCTCGCTGCTCCGTCATTACCGGGTAGAAGCGCTGTGTACCACGGATGACCCCTGTGACTCGCTGGAACATCACCTGGCAATTGCCCGGGATCCCTTTGGCGTCCGCGTCCTGCCCGCTTTTCGTGCCGACAAAGCGCTGGCAATTGAAAACCCGGAGGCATTCAACCAGTATATGGACCGGCTGAGTGAAGCGGCAGACATAGATATCAGCAACTATTCCTCTCTTCTGGAAGCGTTGAAAGCCCGTCACGATTTTTTTCACCAGGCAGGCTGCAGGGTATCCGACCATGGCCTGGATACCTTTTATTCAGAAGAGTATACCGATGAAGAAGTCCTGCTGATCTTCCTGAAGGTACGGGAAGGTACTGTCCCCAGCCCGGCGGAGACTGCCAAATTCAAATCCGCTCTGCTTTATTTTCTCGCGGTCATGGACTATGAAAAAGGTTGGGTGCAGCAATTTCATGTAGGCGCATTGCGAAACGCCAACAGCAGGCTGCTCTCAAAACTGGGCGCTGATGCCGGGGTGGATTCCATCGACGATCTTGTTCATGCACGCAGGATGATGCGCTTTTTCGACCGGCTCGACAGGGAAGAAAAACTGGCGAGAACCATCGTTTACAACCTCAACCCGGCCGATAACGAGATCTTCGCGACCATGATGGGCAATTACCAGGATAGCAGCATTCCCGGCAAAATGCAGTTCGGGTCGGGCTGGTGGTACCTTGACCAGAAGGACGGTATGGAGAAGCAGCTGAACACCCTCTCCAATATCGGTTTGCTGAGCCGTTTTATTGGCATGCTTACCGATTCACGGAGTTTTGTATCCTTTCCAAGGCACGAATATTTCCGGCGGATCCTCTGCAATCTTATCGGCAGGGATGTGGAAAACGGAGAGCTGCCAAACGACACCAAATGGCTCGGCCAGATGATACAAAATATTTGTTACTATAACGCAAAAACGTATTTTAGCTTTTTACCCTAA
- a CDS encoding tagaturonate reductase, with the protein MDEILSRKLVETTEKQEIKELSKGIRFDLPEKILQFGTGGFLRGFTDYLVDKANKQQLFNGSILVVKSTPGQPGNFARQDNLYTVNIKDKEINEFVLAAALNRVVSATDQWELVLEAAQSPSLQLLISNTTEAGLQYLEEDLSTGKTPASFPGKVAVVLHERFKASGGSPESGLVILPCELVVNNGKVLQEMVVKLAGKNNFEPEFIKWLNDANHFCNTIVDRIIPGKPDPGQQQETFARLGYTDQLLLECESYLLWAIEGGQRVKDVLEFAKADDRVIITDDIEPYREQKLRLLNGTHTFSVPLAFLCGQETVYQAVNDPLVSRFMQQLMQVEIAPTLEGISPRPSSYARQVFERFQNPHIVHKLINIMFQQSTKMKLRNAATIQRYFKLEGKAPRHMALGLAAYLLFMKNAADLAVEDDMAVWFKELWAGNSPGKVVNATLEKLALTKDAEQTALFAAAVLSFLEQLLQTPAREVLEQFLNTTPARP; encoded by the coding sequence ATGGACGAGATTTTAAGCCGTAAACTAGTAGAAACTACTGAAAAACAGGAAATTAAGGAACTTTCAAAGGGCATTCGCTTCGACTTGCCGGAAAAGATTCTTCAATTCGGTACCGGAGGCTTTCTCCGGGGCTTTACCGATTACCTGGTAGACAAAGCTAATAAACAGCAGCTTTTTAACGGAAGCATCCTGGTGGTGAAATCAACTCCCGGGCAGCCGGGCAATTTCGCCAGGCAGGATAATTTATATACCGTTAATATTAAAGATAAAGAAATAAACGAGTTCGTGCTGGCCGCCGCCCTCAACCGGGTGGTCAGCGCGACCGACCAATGGGAACTTGTGCTGGAAGCGGCTCAAAGCCCTTCCCTTCAGCTCCTGATTTCCAACACCACGGAAGCCGGCCTCCAGTACCTGGAAGAGGACCTTTCCACGGGGAAAACGCCCGCCTCTTTTCCGGGGAAAGTGGCGGTTGTTCTTCACGAGCGTTTTAAAGCCTCAGGCGGCAGCCCCGAAAGCGGGCTCGTGATCCTGCCTTGCGAACTGGTAGTGAACAATGGAAAGGTCCTGCAGGAAATGGTGGTAAAACTGGCCGGGAAGAACAACTTTGAACCGGAATTCATCAAATGGCTGAACGATGCCAACCATTTTTGCAATACCATCGTTGACCGGATCATCCCCGGCAAACCCGATCCCGGGCAGCAACAGGAAACCTTTGCCCGCCTTGGTTATACAGATCAGCTCCTGCTTGAATGCGAATCCTACCTGCTGTGGGCTATTGAAGGAGGCCAACGGGTGAAAGACGTACTGGAATTTGCGAAAGCAGACGACCGCGTGATTATCACGGATGATATCGAGCCTTACAGAGAACAAAAATTAAGGCTGCTGAACGGCACACATACCTTTTCAGTACCTCTTGCCTTTCTTTGCGGGCAGGAAACGGTGTACCAGGCGGTCAACGACCCGCTGGTGTCGCGGTTCATGCAGCAGCTCATGCAGGTTGAAATTGCCCCTACGCTGGAAGGCATTTCGCCCCGTCCTTCTTCCTATGCCAGGCAAGTATTCGAGCGTTTTCAGAATCCGCACATCGTACATAAGCTGATCAACATCATGTTCCAGCAAAGTACCAAGATGAAGCTGCGCAATGCTGCTACCATCCAGCGCTATTTTAAACTGGAGGGGAAAGCGCCGCGGCATATGGCCCTGGGCTTGGCTGCTTACCTGCTTTTCATGAAAAATGCCGCGGATCTGGCCGTAGAGGACGACATGGCAGTTTGGTTCAAGGAACTCTGGGCGGGAAATTCTCCCGGAAAGGTGGTGAACGCCACTTTGGAGAAATTAGCCCTTACCAAAGATGCGGAACAAACCGCCTTGTTCGCCGCCGCTGTTCTTTCTTTCCTGGAGCAGTTACTGCAAACCCCCGCACGGGAGGTATTGGAACAATTTTTAAACACCACCCCAGCAAGACCCTGA
- a CDS encoding S8 family serine peptidase, translating into MKPYLFLILTLASIFPARGQESGVPLSNRAPLVRLAGKYKAVGDLRSDIALRLAREKNWPVFQQLPGGGVIRLERIDKLGLPVYTLTSNNIRSAATTGTDLLWPGGSSGLNLRGASPLLLSRLGIWDGGATLASHQEFGGRIVQKDRALPANQHATHVAGTLVAAGINRPARGMAFGASNLIAYDFLNDNAEMAREAPMLLVSNHSYGALAGWRFNEGQNRWEWYGESGTNEDYKFGYYDITAREWDEIAWNAPYYLIVKSAGNNRNVNGPAEGSAYYRYNKEGVMAPAPGDAPFPSANDGYDILPLYANAKNILLVGAVNPIPAGYSEASDVVMASFSGWGPTDDGRIKPDIMGNGVGVLSTSSASDDGYTILSGTSMSSPNVAGTLFLLQELYSNLHEGEFMRSATLRGLAIHTAGEAGASPGPDYRFGWGVLNAGKAAEVILNTSGSHRILEASLEQGTQDSYELLASGYAPLEVTICWTDPEADTISEEQALDNPSPRLVNDLDVRAGSPGNNERFYPWILNPSQPAAAAEKGDNVLDNVEKLVIPAPVHGRRYVVTISHKAALKRGPQPYSLIISGAGGTSYCSSGAQENTGLSISSIQAGTLNYTAGEECTTYTNLLGEYIQARPGAIVPFSIQTGSCGSSGSHTIKVFGDWNNDGDFTGEGELLAVSAVLTGNSTFEGNIHIPSSLSAGAFIRLRIVAVSTSSAAEVSPCGAYQKGETLDTSIEIIKPARDLSVEALISPSASGFCPGGRNLLSILLRNRGTEALEGFPLNAEIREGASVIASLQETFNGILQPGDTAVYTFPYFIAAAPATRYTFTVHAGPDDDQVIANNSLEAVRQSNTAADSPAGIRALICEDGQKAVLIDEEQETVYWYDQLQGGNLIGAGDTVTTAFTGSNTTFYGAINEFSGRLGPATKSDLPPVTQGDAYHQYTPSVMIETKVPLVIESARMYTGNPGKISFTVYDNGGTEIARSVQHVGASRSTAAPGPLPDDPLDTGRTYYLDLRIPRPGNYLITVDYEGTDASIFRSTSSPDYPYSIPGIMSITGTTASQEAENNYYYFYGMSVSALGCPGPRTAVQGTPLEAPGITQVGDTLFSSRGTELQWYLNGEPLEDETGARLQAKVSGTYQVTTSLGNCIVFSEPYSFTTLDDLISGLENHGLIIYPNPGTANRETPLTIEFYAREQDDAEVRVVDMQGKILYREKPRLQSGKNTIPLILEHLSPGIYALSLSINGESFAGKFIIHR; encoded by the coding sequence ATGAAGCCTTACTTGTTTCTCATTCTGACCTTAGCCAGCATCTTTCCAGCCCGGGGACAGGAAAGCGGTGTTCCTTTGAGCAACCGCGCACCCCTCGTACGGCTTGCGGGAAAATACAAAGCCGTCGGCGACCTCCGGTCTGATATTGCCCTTCGCCTGGCCAGGGAAAAAAACTGGCCGGTTTTCCAGCAATTACCCGGAGGCGGCGTTATCCGGCTGGAACGAATAGATAAGCTGGGCCTTCCAGTGTACACACTTACAAGTAATAATATCCGGTCGGCAGCAACCACCGGCACCGATCTGCTCTGGCCCGGTGGCAGCAGCGGCCTCAACCTTCGGGGAGCTTCTCCCCTGTTGCTTTCAAGGCTCGGAATATGGGACGGCGGGGCCACTCTTGCCTCTCACCAGGAATTCGGCGGCCGTATCGTGCAGAAGGACCGGGCCTTACCGGCAAACCAACACGCCACACATGTTGCCGGCACCCTCGTCGCTGCAGGGATCAACCGGCCCGCAAGGGGGATGGCATTCGGCGCATCCAACCTGATCGCGTACGATTTTCTCAATGACAATGCGGAAATGGCCAGGGAAGCGCCCATGCTCCTGGTCTCCAACCATTCTTACGGCGCCCTGGCGGGCTGGCGATTCAACGAAGGGCAGAACCGGTGGGAATGGTACGGAGAAAGCGGGACAAACGAAGATTATAAATTCGGTTATTATGACATTACCGCCAGGGAATGGGATGAGATCGCATGGAACGCTCCTTATTATCTTATCGTAAAATCAGCCGGCAATAACCGGAATGTCAACGGGCCGGCGGAAGGTTCGGCATATTACCGGTATAATAAAGAAGGAGTGATGGCGCCCGCACCCGGGGATGCGCCTTTCCCTTCCGCCAATGACGGATACGATATCCTTCCCCTGTATGCCAATGCCAAGAATATCCTGTTGGTAGGGGCTGTAAATCCCATTCCTGCCGGATATAGCGAAGCCTCCGACGTCGTCATGGCATCGTTCAGCGGCTGGGGACCCACCGATGACGGGCGCATCAAACCGGACATTATGGGAAACGGCGTGGGCGTACTTTCCACCTCTTCGGCCTCCGACGATGGCTATACGATACTTTCGGGCACCTCTATGTCTTCTCCCAATGTGGCAGGGACTTTATTCCTGCTTCAGGAGCTCTATTCCAACCTCCATGAAGGAGAATTCATGCGGTCTGCCACATTAAGAGGGCTTGCCATTCACACAGCCGGAGAAGCGGGAGCATCGCCCGGTCCGGATTATCGCTTTGGCTGGGGCGTGCTAAACGCGGGAAAAGCCGCTGAAGTAATCCTTAATACTTCCGGAAGCCACCGCATTCTGGAAGCAAGCCTTGAACAGGGAACACAGGATAGCTATGAACTGCTCGCCTCCGGGTATGCGCCGCTGGAAGTGACCATTTGCTGGACCGACCCGGAAGCGGACACCATTTCGGAAGAGCAGGCGCTGGACAATCCATCTCCGCGGCTGGTCAATGACCTGGACGTACGCGCCGGTTCTCCGGGAAATAATGAACGCTTTTATCCCTGGATCCTAAACCCCTCCCAGCCTGCCGCCGCTGCCGAAAAAGGAGATAATGTACTGGATAACGTAGAGAAACTTGTTATTCCCGCACCGGTTCACGGAAGGAGGTACGTGGTCACCATTTCCCATAAGGCGGCCCTGAAGCGCGGTCCCCAGCCCTACTCGCTGATTATCAGCGGAGCGGGAGGAACCTCCTATTGCAGCTCCGGGGCGCAGGAAAACACCGGCCTGTCAATAAGCAGCATCCAGGCGGGAACGTTAAACTATACCGCCGGAGAAGAATGCACTACCTATACCAACCTGCTGGGCGAATACATTCAGGCGAGGCCCGGAGCCATCGTGCCATTTTCTATACAGACCGGGTCGTGCGGAAGCAGCGGCAGCCATACCATAAAGGTATTCGGAGACTGGAATAACGACGGGGATTTTACAGGCGAAGGCGAATTGCTGGCAGTATCCGCTGTATTAACGGGGAACAGCACATTCGAAGGGAACATCCATATACCCTCCTCGCTTTCCGCCGGCGCCTTTATCAGGCTGCGCATAGTGGCAGTCAGCACATCCAGCGCTGCGGAAGTCAGCCCCTGCGGCGCCTACCAGAAGGGAGAAACCCTGGACACCAGTATTGAGATCATAAAACCCGCCAGGGACCTTTCTGTCGAGGCGCTGATCAGCCCTTCAGCTTCCGGCTTCTGCCCGGGCGGAAGAAACCTGCTAAGCATCCTGCTCCGGAACCGCGGAACGGAGGCCCTGGAAGGGTTCCCCCTCAACGCGGAAATACGCGAGGGCGCGTCTGTCATTGCCAGTCTTCAGGAGACCTTCAACGGTATCCTCCAGCCCGGGGACACCGCTGTTTACACCTTCCCTTATTTCATCGCTGCCGCTCCCGCTACCCGGTACACCTTTACCGTCCATGCAGGACCGGACGACGACCAGGTTATTGCCAACAACTCCCTTGAGGCCGTTAGGCAGAGCAATACTGCCGCAGATAGCCCGGCCGGCATCCGCGCGCTTATCTGTGAAGACGGGCAAAAGGCTGTTCTGATAGATGAGGAGCAGGAAACTGTCTATTGGTATGATCAGTTGCAGGGCGGTAATTTAATAGGCGCCGGAGATACGGTGACCACGGCGTTTACAGGAAGCAATACCACATTTTACGGCGCCATCAACGAGTTCAGCGGCCGGCTGGGGCCGGCGACCAAGTCCGATCTGCCGCCTGTAACCCAGGGAGATGCTTATCATCAGTACACACCTTCGGTAATGATAGAAACAAAGGTGCCGCTCGTCATTGAAAGCGCCCGGATGTACACCGGGAACCCCGGGAAAATATCCTTTACTGTATATGACAACGGCGGAACAGAGATCGCAAGAAGCGTACAACACGTTGGCGCAAGCAGAAGTACAGCTGCTCCCGGCCCCCTCCCAGACGATCCCCTGGACACCGGAAGAACGTATTACCTGGACCTGCGCATTCCCCGGCCCGGCAATTACCTGATCACAGTAGATTACGAAGGCACGGACGCCAGTATTTTCAGAAGTACCAGCAGCCCGGACTATCCTTACAGTATTCCGGGGATAATGTCCATTACGGGTACCACCGCAAGCCAGGAGGCGGAAAACAACTATTATTATTTTTATGGCATGAGCGTCAGCGCCCTCGGCTGCCCCGGACCCCGGACCGCGGTGCAGGGAACGCCGCTGGAAGCCCCGGGGATCACGCAGGTGGGGGACACCCTCTTCAGCAGCCGCGGAACTGAACTGCAATGGTACCTGAACGGAGAGCCGCTGGAAGATGAAACCGGCGCACGGCTTCAGGCAAAAGTATCAGGAACCTACCAGGTAACCACAAGCCTTGGAAATTGCATCGTCTTTTCGGAGCCTTATTCGTTTACTACGCTGGATGACCTTATCTCGGGCCTGGAAAACCATGGCTTAATCATCTATCCCAACCCCGGAACAGCCAACCGCGAAACTCCCCTGACCATTGAATTCTACGCCAGGGAACAGGACGATGCCGAAGTAAGAGTCGTGGATATGCAAGGAAAAATCCTTTACCGGGAAAAACCGCGGCTCCAAAGCGGCAAAAATACCATCCCGCTTATCCTGGAACACCTTTCTCCGGGAATATATGCCTTATCCCTGAGCATCAACGGGGAATCCTTCGCCGGGAAATTCATTATTCACCGTTAG
- a CDS encoding carboxypeptidase-like regulatory domain-containing protein, with translation MRNLAIHTTLCGFFLLLLTGQTTPGCQSQQGIEGKIVFESGNQMPGPGVQREPAKGVKRELLIYPLLKATELEAEGNGFYSEPAQPPVKTVTSNDDGSFRVQLPPGNYSLLVREKEKLYANLSDGAGHIHPVEVKPNEMLQIEFKITYAAHY, from the coding sequence ATGCGAAACCTGGCAATTCATACGACATTATGCGGCTTTTTCCTGCTCCTTCTCACCGGCCAGACCACACCCGGATGTCAGTCACAGCAGGGCATTGAAGGAAAGATCGTATTCGAAAGCGGTAACCAGATGCCGGGCCCCGGCGTTCAAAGGGAACCGGCAAAAGGCGTAAAACGGGAACTGCTTATTTACCCGCTTTTGAAAGCCACCGAACTGGAAGCCGAAGGAAACGGCTTCTATAGCGAACCCGCTCAGCCGCCCGTCAAAACCGTTACCAGCAATGACGACGGCAGCTTCCGCGTACAGCTCCCACCCGGAAATTACTCACTACTGGTACGGGAAAAAGAAAAACTCTACGCAAACCTATCCGACGGAGCCGGCCACATCCACCCCGTAGAAGTAAAACCCAACGAAATGCTCCAAATTGAGTTCAAGATCACCTACGCCGCACATTACTAA